The stretch of DNA GCAGCAGGACGGGGGCGTTCCACCCTCTCTCCGTTCCCTCGTTCCTGCTCCACAAGGCCATGTTGTCCTCAGAGCTGAGGGAGAGCAAGTCCTGAGAGTCGGGGAGACCTAGGGAGGGCACAAACCCTGGCCTGACTGTGGCTACCCTGGACTTGATCATCTGTGCTGGGCATCAACCAAAAGAGCATAAGCAGAGTGGGACATGAACGCTATGCCCTGTGGATTACCCAGCTTTCCCCTACTCCTAGGGCCTCAGGCCAGGCTGTGACCCGGGAATCTGAGAGAAAAAggagcaaactgctttctgaggccAAGCACTGAATTCTCAGAGCCCAGGACAGGGTCTCTAACCAGGCATGACAGGCCCTCCCTGCAGTCTGTCAGCATCTGGAGTGTCAGGGCTACCAGGAAAAAGCCCAGCAGAGGCAGCTGCAGGAGCAAGGGGCAGGGGAACACGGAGACTGCTGGGGGTTTCTGAGTCTGCCCATGACTGCCTGCCAGCCTGCTTGCCTGCAACAAGGCTGCAGGTGAGCAGAAAAATGAGATTGACTGCCACTGGGCAGCTGCCCACCACGGGTCCGGCCCAAAGCCTCTCACACCCTAGGCAGCATTGGTGCAGCATCCTCAGCCTCGTCACTATCGATATCTTGGGTGGGACAAATCTCTTTCATGTCAGGTGGCGGGGGTGGGCCACCCGTGCATGGTAGAATGTTTAACAACATCTCTCACCTCTAACCCCGAAGCCTACCCCTTgtaacaaccaaaatgtctccaAGTATTGCCAGATGTCCCCGGGGGTGATGGGGCAAAATATGCTGATTAGAAATACAGTCCAGAATAGTGCTGTCAATAGAACTCTCTGACATGACAGAATGTTCTATGGCCACGTATGGTTGATGAATGCTTGAAATGTGGCTACGGCAACTAAAAAactcaattttcttcttttttcttttttttttttcagatggagtctcaatctgtcacccaggctggagtacagtggtgtgatctcagcttactgcaagctttgcctcccaggttcacaccattgtcccacctcagcctcccagtagctgggactacaagtgcccgccaccatgcccagctaattttgtttttgtattttttgtagagacggggtttcaccgtgttagccaggatggtctcgatctcctgacctcgtgatccacccacctcagcctccccaagtgctgggattacaggtgtgagccaccgcaaccagcctttttttttgtttttttgagacggagtcttcctcatCTCCCAacctggagtgccgtggcatgatcctggctcattgcaacctccgcctccggggttcaagtgattctcccacctcagcctcccaagtagctgggattacaggagcatgccaccatgcctggttaatttttgtatttttagtagaaacagggtttcaccatgttggtcagtcagctgggtgtgagccaccacacccagtctgaattttcactttttaaattttttaattaaattttaaaagagccaggcacagtggcttatgcctgtaatcccagcaatttgggaggctgaggagggaggagtgtttgaagccaagagttcaagaccagtgtgggcaacatagtgacaccccccccatctctaccaaaaattcagaAATGTTGGGGACTTGTCTAGCATCCTCAGGGATGAGATCAGAGTTGCTTAGGAACCCGGGGAGGTGAGGTCTCAGAGGGTGGTGAGGGCACAGAGGAAGGGAGTGGAAACCTAACTCTCAGGCATCGGTCCCCTACCCTTCCccaggccaggcccaggccctggcCCCCAACTAGGGACagttgggaggtagaggtgggaggatcgcttgagtctgggagttccaggctacagtgagctgtgatggagccattgtgccccagcctgggaaatagagcaaGAGTGTgactcaaaacaaagcaaaacaaaacaaaacaaaactgaataatgaaaaataaatgttggccaggcgtggtggctcatgcctgtaatcccagccctttgggagacggaagagggtggatcacgaggtcaggagttcaagatcagcctggccaagatggtgaaaccccatctctactaaatatacaaaaaaaatagccggacgtggtgatgtgcacctgtaatcccagctacttgggaggctgaggtgagaattgcttaaacaaGGGAGGTGGAGAATGTAatgagccgatatcacaccactgcactacagcctgggcgacagagcgaaactccgtctcaaaaaaaacaaaacaaaacaaaacaaaattagcttggcggtctggcgggcgcctgtagtcccagctacttgggaggctaacgcAGGGTAATAGGTGAACCCAGGacgcggagcttacagtgagccgagatcgcaccactgcactccagtgtgtgcgacagaacgagactccatctcataagtaaataataaaataataaataaaatgttaataggcATATGCAGCTCAGGGTGACCATATTAGTGCAGACCACACGCATAAAGCTCAACTGGTGTTATGCCCAGACGCTGATTTATTCTTCAGCACCCCCCAGCTCAGACCTCCCTGGCACCTGCTCAGGAGCTCGTTGGCACTCCGCAGCCGCTGCACCTCGCGCTGGGCGTCCTCCTGGGCCTGCATGGCGCAGTTGGTCTTTTCCCGCAGGCGCTGCAGTTGTTCCTCTAGGGCCCGCCGCTCACTCTCGCTGTCGCTAAGCTGCTTCCGCAGGGTGCCCAGACCTGGCTTGCCTCATAGCGCCCACCCATGTTCTGAGGCGTGGGGATCACAGAGTCTACCGGGGTCCTGGGAGGCCTCCAGAGCCCACCTACTCTCTTCTGGTTCCAGGGATACACACTAGCCTACGCTAGGCGGGGTCCAGGGCCTGGACCTGGCCTGGGACAGGATAGGGGCCTAGGCTTCAGAGCCAAGCTTCTGCTCCCCTACTATATGCCCTCACCACCCTCTGAGTCCTCACCTCCCTGGGGTCCCGGACAATTCCTGTCAAACTCCCCCGGATGCGAGACAAACCCCCAGGCCccttcgtctcctgggttctGACCTCACCCCCAGGGCTCCCAGGCCCCTCCCCTTTGCATCCTGGTTCCACTCTCAGACCCCTCCCTACCCTGGCTCTGCCCCTAGTTCCCGAGCTCCTCTCATCCTAGGCTCTGATTCCGCTTGCTAGAACTTTTCCCAGAATCCTGGCTCTGTATGACCAGGGACATGTCTCCCTCTCTACCATGACCCTAACACTGCAGCAGTCTCCTCCCTCCACCAGCTGCCCAAGCACCCCCACCTCTGGGCTCGGCTTCACCGCAAGCTCTGGGCCACCTCCTTCGGGGTCATGACACCCTCAGACACTATTTCTCAGGGCTCTGGCTGCACCCTGCGGCGCTCAGACTCCTCCCCCGGACCCTGGCCCCTgacccgcccccgcccccgctccCGCCCCTACCCGGAGGGCGTGAGCCCCTTCCCCCTCCCGCCCCGGGGCCTCTGGCTGCACCCAGAACCCTCAAGCCCCTTCCTACCTGGATCTGCAGCTGCCACTTGTGCAGGGCGGAGTGGATTAGGGCGAGCTTGGAGGAGTCTGAGCAGGCCGGGGAGAGGGGCCTCGGCGGGGCGAACGACCTCGGCCTGGCTAGGAGCGCCGCGGTGGGGACGGGGTCCACTGGCCCGAGAGCCCCCGCAGGCTCTCACTGGGGGACGCTTGGAGACGCTCAGCTGGACGCGGCTCTCAACAAAGCACAGGATGACCTGAGGGtaggggagggaggcagaaggaggcCACAGAGTTAGGAACCGCGGGGTGAGCTGGTAAAGATGCCCAGGCGAGGCTGCGGGCTGCCTCATGCCAAATGCTCCCTTCTACAAGAAGCCTCCCTGATTTCACCTCCTCCGCTTGCTCAGTCCTCAGCTCGCCGCTGAGGCCTCGGATTTATTGCGAAGACATCATTTGGCGCTTGCTCACAGGTGGGCTCCAAAAGGGCCGTGCCTCCCCTCTGACACTGGGGGTTCCCCAGGGCAGGGGCCGGGTGAGCTAGCAGGGGTGCTGAGCAGCTacagcctgggctccaggccCCCACCCATTTGCAGTTCAGTCCCAGGTCAACGAAAGGCGTGGTGGGGGAGCCCAGGACTGCCTGGCAGGGCCCTGTCTTCCTGCCTCTCTGGGCTCACACGTGTGCCAGGTCCCTTAGGGTCTGCTGTAGCCCCTCTCCGTCCTCTGTCTCCAGGGCCGCCTGCTCCTGTAGCCCCACGGATTCCTGGAGTGCGGTTAGGGAGACAAAGGGTGGTCCAGGTTCTGTCTTATCTGAaacctccctttctcttccctccctggcTCACCACTGACCAGGTGGCCTCTGAAGCTATGTCCATAGGCCAGCCACCTGGCCCGAGGAGCAGCAGGCCCGAGGCCCTCACTGAACAGACCAGGCCCAGAGAAGAGCTGTGTCCTGCCCCATGTCACACAGTCAATCGGAGGACAGCTGGACCTAGAACCCAGGCCAGGCCCCACACAGAGGGGTGACCAAACCAGGCTGTACCCTAGGGTAGTGAGTGTCCCACTGGTGGGGAAGGGGGAGTAGCTGGGTTGCCAGAGGCAGCATCTGGACCTGGAGAGCACGGATGGGAGTTCAAGTCCCGATTCTCCTGCTTACTTGCTCTGAGACTGGACAAGCATTTCCcctcttgggcctcagtttccccatctgtgtcATGAGGATTATGCTACAGGGCTGCTGGGAGAAAGAAATGGGATGGAGGAGGTGAGTGTGCTTACCACGAAGACTGCACACCTGTGAGACCTGAACCTGAGTGTGAGTGGGATGCTGGGGGTGGTCCAGGCGGCCCAGGTAGCCCAGCCCTAAGCCTGCGTCCATGGATCTGGCCAGTACCCCATCCCACCCTGCCACATCTCAGGGGCAGCTGCATCTCACCAGGGCCTCAAGCTTCTCGGTGATGTCCTTGTTGACCTGATCCTTCTCCAGATTCTGCTTCTGAAGACGCTCCACTGCCAGGCCCAGCTCTGTCACTCTGGAGTTGGGGGAGCAACAGAGGTGAATAGGGGACCACCCCTGCCTCTCAAATCCACTAGCTCTGTGTCCACCATGCTTCTCCAAACCCGAGGCAGGGACCCTAACATCCACctccctggctgtgtgaccttaggcaagtcccGGCTCCTCTCTAGACCTTACacttctcatctgtgaaacaggaatGAGCTTCCCACCAGCTTTATCTCATGGGAAAGCACTTGAGGACTTGTCCAGGTGGCAGGAGTAAGGGgcacaagttctttttttttgttttttttttgagacggagtttccctctgtcatccaggctggaatacagtgatgtgatcttggctcactgcaaccttcacattctgggttcaagcgattctcctgcctcagcctccctcatagctgggattacaggcatgcgccaccacacctggctagtttttgtattttagtagagacagggttttgcctgttgggcaggctggtcttgagctcctgacctcaggtaatccccctaccttggcctcccaaagtgctgggattacaggtgtgagccaccacacccggccacaagtTCTGTCATCAGAGGCTAAGCTGTTTGTGATATACACTGGGCAAGTGCCTTCGGAACCTCAGTGGGGTGCCTGGGAAGACTGGCTGAGCTCACAGAGGAAGGCCCTGTGCCTAGTGAACAGAAACTCCCTTCTCCCCAACCCTCCAGTTTTACCTTCtgcagggacgcctgccttgTGCGGCACCCACCAGGTACCCACCTGGCACTGAGGTCAGCCTTGTCCAGGTCGCTTTGCATCTGCTGCTGGGCCAGGTCCTTCTCGCGGAGCACCTTGTCCTGCAGCTGCTCCTCCAGCTGGGCCTGCAGCAGGGCCTGCTTCTCCAGGGCTGCCTCGGTCCGGCTCTCTGCCAGCTGCAGGCCCGTGCTCAGTCCCAGGCTTGCCTCCTGGACAGCTTGTGATGTCCGGGCCAGCTCCCCTCCCAGCTGCAGCAGATCCCTTGGGGAGAGAGCACAGGCTGGCGATGGGATGGGGCTCGCTCCCaactacaaattaaaactatgctggggccaggcgtggtggctcacacctgtaatcccagcactttcttgggaggccgaggcaggcagatcacctgaggtcaggagtttgaaccagcctggccaacatagtaaaaccccatctctactaaaaatacaaaaattggtggggcatggtggcacccgcctgtaattccagctacttgggaggctgaggcagaattgcttgaacccaggacatggagactgcagtaagctgagatcatgccactgcactccagcctggacaacacagcaagactgcgtctcaaaaaaataaataaataaaataaaaataaaaatatattaggctgggtgcggtggcatgcacctgcagtttCATCtgtgtgggaagctgaggcaggactgcttgagcccaggagtttgaggccagcatgacaaacacagtgagactccatctcaaaaacaaaagaggaagaaaacaacaaaaacaacaacaacaaaccctacACTGGGATGCCATTTGTCCACTAtcagattgggaaaaaaaaaaaagggtcacaTAATACACAGGGAGGGGCCTTGGGATAACAGGCGCTCCCCTACACAGCTGGTATGAGGGTGAGTACAACCACAAGGGAGGGCACTGGGGGAGAGTTCCGAAAACTATGCATGCATAGGACCTTCCCACCAGCTCCTCCTCTAAGAACGTATCCAAAGATATACCCCAGCACAGAGGACAAGGCTTGTGGACAAGGAGGTTCACTGCAGCATTGCTCGTGTAAAAAATCCTGGTGACAACCTGAATGTCTATCAAAAGGGGACTGCTACTAAGTACATGATGGTACATCTATTCAGTGGAACACTCTGTGGTCAAAGAAAACCAGTGAAAAAGTTCCTCCTGGTCTGACACAGAGTCACTTCCCAGGTAAAACTGGTAAGTGAGGAAAGCATCTTCAAGAACTGTGAAGATGAAATTTTACCAGGCGCATATACAAAAaagtgtgcatgcgtgtgtgtgtgtgtgtgtgtgtgtgtgtgtgtgtgtgatctgcTTTTGATTATATAAGATAACCCTGGAAGGTCACTTAAGAAActgataggccaggcgcggtggctcacgcctataatcccagcactttgggaggccgaggtgggaggatcacctgaggtcaggagttcgagaccagtctggccaacatggcgaaacgccgcctctactaaaaatacaaaaattagttgggtgtggtggctcatgcctgtaatcccagctacttgggaggtggaggtgggagaatcgcttgaacctgagagatggaggttgcagtgagccaagatcgtgccactgcacaccagcctgggagactctatctcgaaaaaaaaaaaaaaagaaactgataatGCGTCTCATAGTAACTTGgtggccaaaagaaaaaagaaaaaagaaaaaaattgtatatataaaaagaaaaacaagctgaTAATGCTGCTTGCctccaaggagggaaggggaatATCTGGGGTCAGCGGGGAGAGGGAGCCATTTTACTGTGTACCGTTTTGAAATGTGAACCTTGTGAACATGTGACttaatcaaaagtaaaatataaaaatattaaaaggctacttaaaaattttggttttgtttttgttctttttgagacggagtctctttctgtcgcctaggctgaagtacagtggtgtgatcctggctcactgcaacctctgcctccccagtttaagtgattctcctgcttcagcctcccaagtagctggaattacagacatacgtcaccacatctagctaatttttgtatttttagtagagacagggtttcaccatgttggccaggttggtcttgaactcctgacctcaggtgatccacctgcctcagcctcccaaagtgctaggatttcaggcatgagccaccatgcctggccttaaaataaaggacaaatgtattttaaggccaggcatggtggcccatttctgtaatttcagcactttaggaggccgaggcaggtggattgcttgagtccaggagttcgagaccatcctgggcaacatagcaagaccctatctctaaaaaaaaaaaaaaaaaaaattagctgggcatagtggtgcacacttatagtcccagctacttgggaggctgagatgggaggatcacttgaccctgggaggtcaagcctaacgtgagttgtgattgtgcgactgcacttcagcctgggcgacagagagacactgtatcaaaaaaaaaaaaaaaatgtattttaagtccGTAATACAGGTTaaatcctttccttcccttccctgaatGAACTGTACCACTGGTTATCCCATAGTAAGCAGGGAAAGTGCCTCATTCCAGAATTCTAATTAATATACAAAGGAGTGACTAAATGAGAAGCTCATAGTTTTGCAGCCTCTGATGAGTGGGTTGGATCTCGAAAAGAGAGACACCAGGCGTAGGGACATCCCGATGGAAGAATACATTCTACTTATGGAGtcttgactaaaaaaaaaaaaaaaaagaaaagaaaagcaagcagaagaaccTGAATCTGACATAGCTTTAGATCCAACATCCAATTTACAGGAAATACATGGGATAAAGAACCATGTT from Rhinopithecus roxellana isolate Shanxi Qingling chromosome 12, ASM756505v1, whole genome shotgun sequence encodes:
- the LOC115900781 gene encoding rootletin-like isoform X2, whose protein sequence is MQSDLDKADLSARVTELGLAVERLQKQNLEKDQVNKDITEKLEALVILCFVESRVQLSVSKRPPVRACGGSRASGPRPHRGAPSQAEVVRPAEAPLPGLLRLLQARPNPLRPAQVAAADPEHGWAL
- the LOC115900781 gene encoding rootletin-like isoform X1 gives rise to the protein MQSDLDKADLSARVTELGLAVERLQKQNLEKDQVNKDITEKLEALVILCFVESRVQLSVSKRPPVRACGGSRASGPRPHRGAPSQAEVVRPAEAPLPGLLRLLQARPNPLRPAQVAAADPGNLKANPV